In a genomic window of Primulina huaijiensis isolate GDHJ02 chromosome 10, ASM1229523v2, whole genome shotgun sequence:
- the LOC140986350 gene encoding geranylgeranyl transferase type-2 subunit alpha 1-like, whose product MHGRPRKPPTQEEQDASALKADKLRHLQSQNLHFHHNKIFTKEGLEISAKLLEVNPEHYTGWNYRKLAVQHFTDKKSENAAESESIQSILDEELRVVETALRANLKSYGAWHHRKWVLSKGHSSVDRELRLLGKFQKLDARNFHAWNYRRFVTALKKIPDEEELQYTTNMISDNFSNYSAWHNRSLLLSNLLEKGVKEYSEKGSVLREEYEFVVQALFTDPDDQSGWFYHLWLLEQTAILEPFLLSSWPSHSSKLYISANDYSSDQRSSPISHCFSKTREFPFILCFSEPMVGVSSSTVSIECDYLTCSELTWTPLSANGSGFAQAWLTYLKFTDATHTLEACPVKVAVAHFQGIINMSGTSCSQSSHLFFTVHIPSHDQNQAEEQTTDRISWKEENFCMYAAESHDADLLHSLCKLEMIRQKSKDVGWSMKVIADEIDRCRELLSLTECKIGKLTLARLLMANYSLVSVSCSHDRNDVHYEEILSLYDDLMKIDPSHICYYEDERSLVLLKQMTSSSGSFLKNIHHYRESTSSSLNLYSCLRLNSLSLSRIGSIEQLLWVQMLDLSHNKIRSTEGLEALQLLSCLNLSHNKICSFTALETLRLLKSLKVLGISYNEIGAHSIDTRRYLFSSPLNHALGSDWSGDIESLDHWDAFFIFKGLDLIQLDIMGNAAVNDRLKASLVKLMPALKWLDGESCN is encoded by the exons ATGCACGGAAGACCGCGAAAACCCCCAACTCAAGAGGAGCAAGACGCTTCAGCACTCAAAGCCGATAAACTTCGTCATCTCCAATCTCAGAATCTTCATTTTCACCATAATAAAAT ATTTACTAAAGAAGGTTTGGAAATCAGTGCCAAGCTATTAGAAGTGAATCCTGAGCACTACACTGGTTGGAATTATCGGAAGCTCGCTGTACAGCATTTCACCGATAAGAAATCGGAGAACGCTGCCGAATCTGAATCGATTCAGTCGATTTTAGATGAAGAATTGAGAGTC GTAGAGACTGCGTTGAGGGCGAACTTAAAATCGTACGGGGCGTGGCATCACAGGAAGTGGGTCCTAAGCAAGGGACATTCATCAGTGGATAGGGAATTGCGGCTTCTGGGAAAATTCCAGAAGCTTGACGCCCGAAATTTTCACGCATGGAACTACAGGAG GTTTGTGACTGCATTAAAGAAGATACCGGATGAAGAAGAGTTGCAGTATACAACAAATATGATAAGCGATAATTTTAGCAACTATTCAGCATGGCATAACCGGAG CTTGCTTTTGTCTAATCTTCTGGAAAAAGGAGTAAAAGAATATTCTGAGAAAGGCAGTGTTTTGAGAGAGGAATATGAGTTCGTAGTTCAGGCTCTCTTTACAGACCCTGATGACCAAAGTGGATGGTTTTATCATCTGTGGCTTCTGGAACAAACAGCAATATTGGAGCCGTTTCTGCTTTCTTCTTGGCCTTCACATAGCTCTAAACTATACATATCAGCTAATGATTACTCGAGTGATCAGAGATCATCTCCAATCTCACATTGTTTTTCAAAAACTAGAGAGTTCCCTTTCATTCTATGTTTCAGTGAACCGATGGTTGGTGTAAGCTCTTCTACAGTAAGTATCGAATGTGATTACCTTACTTGTAGTGAACTTACATGGACACCACTTTCAGCCAATGGATCTGGTTTTGCCCAAGCCTGGTTGACTTATCTAAAATTTACTGATGCAACGCATACTTTAGAAGCTTGTCCTGTAAAGGTTGCTGTTGCACACTTTCAGGGTATCATTAACATGAGTGGTACTTCGTGTAGTCAGTCTTCTCATTTATTTTTTACAGTGCATATACCTTCTCATGATCAAAATCAAGCTGAAGAGCAAACAACTGACAGAATTTCATGGAAAGAAGAGAATTTTTGTATGTATGCTGCAGAATCTCATGATGCGGACTTGCTTCACTCACTTTGTAAATTAGAAATGATTAGGCAGAAATCTAAGGATGTTGGATGGAGCATGAAGGTCATAGCGGATGAAATAGATCGCTGCCGGGAGTTGTTGTCATTAACAGAGTG TAAAATTGGGAAGCTTACCCTTGCGAGACTGTTGATGGCAAATTATTCATTGGTGTCAGTCAGTTGCTCACATGATAGAAATGATGTTCATTATGAAGAAATTCTTTCGCTTTATGATGACCTGATGAAGATTGACCCTTCACATATTTGTTACTATGAGGATGAACGCAGTTTAGTGTTGTTGAAACAG ATGACCTCGAGTTCGGGGTCTTTTTTAAAGAACATTCATCATTACCGGGAGTCAACATCTTCGAGTCTCAATTTGTATTCCTGTTTACGACTGAATAGTCTCTCACTGTCACGAATTGGAAGTATTGAGCAATTATTGTGGGTTCAAATGTTAGATCTCAGTCACAATAAAATCCGGTCAACTGAAG GGTTGGAAGCGTTGCAGCTGCTTTCCTGCTTGAACCTGAGTCACAACAAAATTTGCAGTTTTACAGCTCTGGAAACCTTGCGCTTGCTAAAGTCATTGAAAGTATTAGGTATTTCATACAACGAGATTGGTGCCCATTCCATTGACACAAGAAGGTATCTGTTTTCATCGCCTCTAAATCATGCATTAGGAAGTGACTGGTCCGGTGACATTGAATCTTTGGATCACTGGGATGCGTTCTTTATTTTCAAGGGCTTGGATTTGATACAATTAGATATAATGGGAAATGCAGCGGTAAATGATCGGTTGAAGGCATCTTTAGTTAAGTTAATGCCTGCACTGAAGTGGCTTGATGGTGAGAGTTGCAATTAG